In Lathyrus oleraceus cultivar Zhongwan6 chromosome 2, CAAS_Psat_ZW6_1.0, whole genome shotgun sequence, the DNA window TGTTTAAATCCTCTCCATTTGATCTACTCTTCTTACCACAAAATCTAGAGGTCTTCTTTCCACCATATTTTCTATTATAGGTGCTACCCCAAACACACTCTCTAATATTTTCATTTCAAATCTTATCATGTCTAGTCTTACCACACATCGAATACAACATCTTTATCTCTTATAAACTTAATTTATTCTTATGCTTATTCATAATTTCCCAACATTATGTACAATACAACATCGCAGGTCTTTCTGCAATCCGATAATTTTTTCTTTCTAGCTTGAGCATTACCTTTGCGTCACATAAAGTACTTGAATTCCTCCCCCCACTTTACACAATTTCAACTCAACAACCTTGACTAGAGCTTTTACACAGGCTTAACTCAATAACCTACACTCAATATTTTAATATGTTTAGCTTGCAACCTTTAATACTCTTACAAAGAGATCGTAGGATAATTAAATTCTTGAATAAACATTTTTAGCATAACATCGGTAAACAGAACTCTCAGATGAAACTTTTCACTCTCTTGAAACTAATACAACTCTAGTgaaaaagaaatttaaaaaaGAATGTGAGAAATAATGATAGAAGAATGTTTCTATCCATAAAATCTATGTGTTTTGAAATGAGGAAAATACTCCTTTATATAGGAAAATAATCTGGCTCAAAAAGGAAACAAGACATGAGCCTTTTTAATGAGTTAATTGATTAAAAACACATGCTAATCAATTAACCAATATGAAAGTTTGATTTTCTATGCCACTTAATTGATTATTAACCCCACTAATCAATTATGAGGCATTACACTTTGATTTAACCAATTAGAACTAATACCTCTTAACCTCTTAACGAATTAGCTCTTGTACTTTTATATTCCTAACTGATTAAACAAGCTTCTAATCAACTAAACTCTTGCCCGCATGGTTTTAAGAAGTTTTATCAAAAGAGAAGAGGTTTGAAAACACTTTTTTGTGTGGGTGTGCATTATCTTAGTACCTCAAGACCTACTCTTGTTCCTTTTACAATAAACATGTAAAAACTAAGAAAACCCCTAAGCACGAGACTAAGTGAGCTTTCACATCTTTAACTTCAAGTTCACAGCTTCAAAATCTTTTGCTTGATTCAATATTTTTTAGCCCTTTCAACTTGAACTTGGTATATTTAAATGATGAGGCTTGTGATATCTCTTTATTATTCAAATTCCATCATTAAGAACCTTTGGAATAATTATTGTGATCAAAACCATTTGACAGTTGTAATCAACATAAACATTTGATAGATGTCATTATCGCTTCCATTTGACAATTGTCATCAACACCGCCATGGTGATAGTTGTCATCAAGACCACTATAAAATTTGTACCAACACCATCATTTGAAAGTTGTCATCTACAAAATCCTTTGACGATATTACTTGCATATCACACACATCTCCAATAATAGCAACATTAGTGGTGTGGACATCTCCCAATAATACTTTCTTATCTTCATCACACCAGTATGTTTTGAATATTTCACAATCATAATAGACATGACGAGAGGTACTAGTGTCTATCCACCAACTATGTTGATTCGGTGATCATAACAATAAATTACTCATTAGTCTGGTTAGCCTGTGCATTACGCGAAACAATAAGTTTAGGCATGTTCCTATATTTTTTAGCCATATGAACTGGTTTTTCACAGTTGTAGCAAGTGAAAGCACATGTGTAATTTCTGAGATAGTGGTTGTAGTCTAGCAATTGGGTTCATTGAAGGGGTTCCcatttttgttgtttgaaacAACCAAGACTTCTTTCTTTTGATCTTATCTTTGAAATTCTTCTTCTACTCGAAGGCTAGTCAGACTCTTAATTGAAAATTCTTTTATTTTGTGACAAAGTAAATTTTTGAAATCCTTTCAATTAGGAGCCAGATTGTTAATAATAGCAACAATTTGAAATTATTCATCTAAAGAAAACACCTTCAATGATGATTTCATAAGCAATCTTTTGAATTTCATGAGATTGAGCCTCCACAGATATTTCATCAACTATCAGATACTTCAGGTAGCGACTAATAACATAATTTTTGCTTCGGGCTCCTCAGTATCATACTTATTTTTTAGAGTCGTCCAACCTGTCTTTTAATATTATAATTGATGTAATAATCATACAAATCATCTATGATTCTATTCAGAATATAATTTTAACAAAGTTGGTCATTCTTTTTTCATAAGAGTCATTATTTCCTTAGTTGTAAATCATTTTTTTTAATCTATGCAACAATTTTATATGTATTAGACTCTATTGTTTTTTACATATGAATCCACATATTTCTTATTATTGATTTGTTCATTTGAACCTAAAAAAGCAGGAACAACCAGAATTCCATCGGCCAGAACATTGACAATCTTTTTATGATTAAGAAAAATTGCATTTTTTGTTGTCAACGTTTGAAATGACTTCCCTTAAATTTGAAAGATTTTTCAGAGAGAGCATAGGTACTAATAATTTCTCCGGTAGTCATGAAAGTTGAAAATTATGCAAGACATGCGATCAACCACATTAGATAACTATGAGTTCTCTTTAAGACGTTTCTCTTTTAAGTCTAGGATAAAACAACTTATTTCAAACTGGTAGTAACTTAAAAACAACTTATTTCAAACTGGTATGGTTACTACTCCACATTAGATAACCAAATGAGAATTATACCCACTATGGTACAAGAATCAGTCGAATTTGATATGAACCAATGATATATGGCACACAAAGGTCACtaaaaaataaaacgaaaaagGAAATTATTTAGATGAAACAAAGTTGAGTGTGAAGGAGGATATTTCAATTTTATAGAAATCTATGGTGAAAATAATGAAGTGTGAAGACCTCTTATTATAGCTAAATATAGCTAAAGTATGAAACCGAAAAGGAGAGAAAaggggagggggggggggggggggggggcgaATTTGGTAAGTAATTTGTTGAGGACATTGTTAGAGGGCATTGTCATACACATAAGGTAAACATTATACAACTAATGAAACTAATTATTCTAAGTTTATGAATAATAAACATACAACTAGTGAAACTAATAACTCTAAATTTTATTAAGTCATAAAGTAGAAGTATCTAACTCTTCCAAACATGGATTAAATTGGATCAAATAAGAATACCAAACACACTACCTTAAATTAAACTACAAAACAAATCATGTGAATATGTGAATCACCTACAACAAACAACTACATAAAAAATCAAGGGGGTAGGAGTTCTACACCATTTTTTTCCAACAGGCAATAGGTGAGCACAACAAACAGCAAATGAAGTAATGTAACAAGTTTTTGCTGCTAGAAACAGTGCTTCCAATGTTACTACTGCCTTAACTAGTAAATTGCATCTGTCTTTTGAAGACTATACATACTTCTCAACATCATCTATCCACAAAATACTCCATCAATTCATCGAGGAACTTGTATCGCCGGTTTCGTCCTCGCTAAAGCTAGACGGCATCTCTGCGCCAGACCTGTAACCATCGTCATGCATAATGTTGTCAGAAAACGTATAATCACAAGTGTCGGTGTCAGTTTCGGATACATTTTTTCAGAGGTATCGGTGCTATAGAGTCAGATATATATTACAGAAGGATACAAATGCTTACCTCGGATTTTTCCTTGGTTCTATTTCAGCAGCAGGAAATTGATTCGCGTTGTATGGTAGAAACGTATTGGGTTTGAGTCGTTTTGCAACCTATACACATAGCAGAGTGAAACATTATGTGCACATTCATGGAAGTAGACAATCTAGAGAGGTAGGTAAGTGCACACATAGAAAACTGACCATAGTTTCATTTGAAAGCATCGCTGCTCCACCCGTATCGCGAAACTGCTTTTTTGCCTTCCTGTCCGCCTTGAACATCTCTTCCTGTCATTGTGCAACAAAATGTTATCATATTTGAAACCATATGTAAGCAGAATAAATGGATCGCTACAAATAGAGTACACGGTGAAACTGAAGATATATTAGCGAACCTTAGTCATCCTAGTAGATAGCTCTCTTTCTTCAGTATCCGCAGATCCACGAGAATTACGGATTGAGTTTGAATGTTTTGTTTTTACGTGTTCACTCCTTTGCGCATTCTTTGGGTTGACGTTATCATAGTCATATGGCAAAAACTCTGCGTGAACACTCCTTTGCACATTCTTCGGATTGGTGTTTTCATAGCCGTATGGCAGAAAGTCTGCATGTTTAACTGGAATGTTTTCTTCATAGGGATCACTATGGTTAGAAGCAGAATCAGATCTCATACCCTCGACACCGCGCTTGGTGTCTTTCCTATGATTCTTGGTGATATTATTATATGCAGCTTCCCCGGTAGAGTCTTCATACAAATCCAAGGGAGAGTTCCTAGCAGGAACACGATTGGCGTTACTCTGAAAAGCTTGTCGGTGTTTTGTACCATGGAAAGGTTCCTTATCCTGTTTATCATGAACATCCGAATCACGCAAGGAACCAAAGTCATCATCTCCTTCCATATGAGTATCTTTAGAACTATGTTTAGTATAATATGAATCGTATCTCTGCATATATACAAGTAAAGGAGTGTGAGAAAGCATGTCCGATTACTAGGCTTACCAAAATACGAGAATGCATGAGAAAGGTCCACTTACGGAGCTAAGACTGGGTCGTCTTTTTGCTGTGGAGATTTCGGGAGATTTGAGAAGAGCCGGATCACCAAAACGGTACGGTTCTGGGATACAATTCATAAGATTACAAAGGTAAGAACGTCGATGTAGATTTAAAATATACAGAATACAGATGAAAATGAGTTATTGAAAGCGAAAATAAAACATGGAAAGAACAAAAATAAGCTATCTTGGCCTAAGCAAAGTGATGAGTACAACATATTCCTTTTCCTAAAAAGTCGGCTATATAGTTAAAAGTTTCAATCCTAAAAAACATTGTAGTTTAAAAGAAGGGAAAATAGAATGCATAACAACTGCGTACCGGGAACTGGATCTTGGGTTTGGCATTCAAAGGCCCCGGGAGGAAGTGGATCAAATTCCACGCCAAGTAGTGGACCGTCTTCCAGATAATTCCTTCCTAATTGCTTCTTAACAGCAGTTATAGCAGCATGCTCTATCTCACCCTTCACTTTCAAATACCCCGATGGTTTATATCCCATGTTCATCGCACCCTTTGGTTTTAAGGGTGGAAGTGATTTACCAGATGCTAGATATCTAGAAGGCTCCGTCTCATACGGACCCTGGCCTTGAGGATACAACCGTTCTTGCAAATAAGAGCTACTCTCAGACGACGTATCGTCCATTCCACTAACGTTTTCAGAAAAATGATTCCTACGTCCATAGGTCATATCAGCAACCGACAAATCACGATTGTAGAGACCATGACTCTCAACTTCTTTAGGATCCAGATACCTATAATCACCATGTTTACTGCTTCCGCATGAATCTTGCCCTTGCCCGAGTCCACTACCACGATCCTGGATGACACCGCTTGAACGATCTTGTCGTCCATTAGCAGCTCCGTCATCTTTCGACAATCTCTTATCTTTTAACCTTCGATGGCAAAACCACCCAGATACTTGCTTTTCCGTCAACCCTAACTCCTCAGCAATTACTAATTTCAACTCCTCCGTCGGATATTTGTGCTCTGAAGacaaaacaaaaaatatatataattccacaaaaatcatcACTTTCGATAATATATATACTAACACCAATACAACAAAAATGTATCCCTAGTCCCTACCAGTATAAAAATTCTCCAGACCCTTAAGCTGCGCAGGCGTTTTGAGCTTTCTTTTCGTACTTTTCTCCATCGAGACTTTATTATCTTCCGGTTGCAACTCACTCGTTTCTAAACACCAGCCGAGAAACACAAAGTTCAGTTCATGCATCAGAATGAAAAAAAACAATTACACTATACAATAACATACACAACAATCAGCAAAATTCTAGTCCTACATCAACAACTCAAATCGATCCAATACGAAAATCTCATACATGACTATTTGCTGAGAAATTTTCGATCGAATCAGAAAACAAGTTTTGACCAAATAATTATAAAATTTTGCTATATAGATCCTTCAGAGAAAGCCCTAACCCCACCCAGAAAGTAGATCCAATCCAAGTGAACTTATCTTCAGTAACAGCCAAGAAACAAAAAGGATCCAAATTAGGTTTTCATAACAAAAATGCATTCAGAAAAATGAAAAACTAATTTCAATTATGATCAAAATTAACCAAACCCTACTTATATATTCAACCCAAAGATCCCAAATTTAAGTCCTTCATACCCACCATTGCAAAACCTAAACCTACCCAGTAACATAAACAATCCCTATTAAGATTAAGGGTTGCATTGATTCAATTTCAATGTACACAAAAAATTGACAAAAATCAACAAATACCCAAATCGATTATTCAAAAAAAATGAAGATTCGGAAACAATACCTTCCATTAGCGTGAAGAATTGGATCCTGTGACGAGGTTTTGAGgtgaaaataaaaataaaaaaggtGAAATTATTTTCAGTGACTTATGGAAAAAGCGAGAAGCGTTTTACGCGAAAAGGAAAAGAGAATGTAACGTAAAAGAGAGAAGAAAATTGGGTTAGCAAGAGAGAAAAGAGCTTGTGATGAAGGTGGAAAGACAGAACGGAGAAGAAAGATAGAAACAAAACATTTAAGAATTCGTCGGGTGTTTTTGTTTTGCTTGTTTCTTTCAATCAAGCTTTGTTTGTTCACAATCGtcagaaaaaaaaatatatataatttatttatttattaaagatgatgatgatgatgataaaatgaaaaaaaaaaacaaatttctTTGGTTATACGTCATATTTTTTCagttttttatattttttttataactGAAATGAATTATTTATGATTTGAAGTTGTTAGATTAAAATGTTCAATGAATTTGttgataaataaataaataaatgtttCTTTTTGTTATGAGCATTTATGACATGAGTAAGAATAGTTATGATAAAAGTCAAATTGTAATTGACTTggaaaataaaatttaaaaatataaataatttttttattattcatAAGTTTTGATTAAGTAGGGATACTTGTAATAAAAATTATTCtaaatttttaatttattataaaataaaataattttaaaaagtGATATGACATTGAATAATATTATTTGATTGGATGCATGTTAGCGAGATTACGAGTCTATCGGAGATTATGAGTCTATCGGATTAACTAACCGCAAGTGTAAAGTTTATCGTGTAGTCTTAAAAGATATTGATCCCAACAAATGTCTAATTGTCAATCTATCGTTTCTAGTTGCtacggtgtttatctaagacGAATGAATTAAGCAAAGGAGAGATGAATAAATAACTTTAATAAATTCATACATGTGGCTCTCATCAAACAACAGTACTCTTGATTGTTTCTAAATAGGATCGTTGTACGGGGCAATATTTTTTACTTTGAAAAGAATgtaatttaacaggaactgtcgccTTTCACGTATTCAGAACCAAATTTGACTCTCTAATTCATATCGTCCACTGTCACGTGTGACCGACGCTTAATGCGTTAAAGTAGTAAATCTTTTTTTAAGAAATCAGACTCTTTACTCAGTTGAAAAGTAATCTTGGTTGGAAAATTTAACTTAAAAGGGTTCCATTCGCTCTGGTAACCGGATCCTAAACCTATAAACGCGTCCGCAAATAGTTTTAAAACCTCCTTCTAGAAATATTAGACTTTCCTAGTTAATTAAAAAAGTGCTTTCGCGGTATTCATTAATCAAAATAAACCAATCTTATTCTTTAATGTCAGACGGTTTCGATCTTACCTGACATTTTCACGGCTCTACTTTCGTAGTGATCGATTAAATTGAGTTCAGAAAGATTGTATTAAAACCAAAATAGCCCACAATTGAAATCCTAAAGAAACAACAGTTAGAGTACCGTCAAGTGACGGTCCACACATCCCAGCATCAATAAATTAGTTGGACATGCTTATTACAAATATGAAAACATAAGTTTCAAACTTAGAAGTAAACATTGCGGAAAGGTAATTGAAAACAATAGTGTGCGATAAATAAGACTTCGAAATAAAAGAAGTAGTGCGAGGCAAGGAAAATAAAGTGCGAGTAAATAAATAAAGCGGTAATAAAATGCGAAATataataaaaacctgctccaaatgGAGGCTTGAATCTGGTACAAAATAAATTGTTGAAGACTTGTAAAGAAATATAAATGGCGGCAAGATTAAAATGCGGAAAAATAAAGTGCTCTGAACTTCGTACAAACTCAATGACCTTTGGTGTtataacccctcgatgtgacgaGTTATAACTTTGATTGGTAATTCTAGTACTTAAGATTGTGCTGAGCTTGGATGTCTTGGAAAATAAAGTTTATCGCCTATTTATAATGTTCCAAAGTCCAAAATATCAAGTTGGGAGCTTCTTCATTCATGGGAGAGAATGTAGGAGTGCATGGAGTGAGTGGGAGACCTAACAAGTCCATTTTCTAACCGCATGACCTTCACAAAGGATGGCGAACGCCATGTCAAGGTGGCAAATGCCATCCTCCCAACGTGTGGATGAGTGGGTCAATCCGCCCATTAGTGAGTGGGACACGTCATTCTTCATATGGCATTCTCCATGGCGAACGCCATGTAGGTCGCCTTGTGTGTAATTTCccattttttctttgttttgcACCCGAATTGCTTCGTTTCTTCACACATGGCTCATATATGGTCAAATACCTTAAATGCAGAAAAAATATCCACATAACACTGGAAATGGAGGTAACATGATAATAAAACAAGTACAAAACAAGTCAAAATAATAGTGTAATTTGgtgttatcaaactccctcaTACTTGAACCTTTGTCTGCCCTCAAGCAAACATTTATGAAGAAGAAAATTGTGGTGCTTTTGTAACTATTCTAGGCTAAAGACTCTAATCACTCAAGGTCCTATTGATAGGTACTAACTCGCAAACTAAGGGTATCGTAACAACATATTTTGCATTTGCGGTCATAAATCTCCTCCCTATACAAACCAACTCGCATCATGTCATTATACTCAAGCCTAACTTACTCGTCCCATTTTTCGTCCTTTTTCATTCAAGCGCGATCATATTAAGTCTGTTATCTGTTCACACACGGCAAATAAACATGTTAGTGACCATGATCCATATTATGTCAAAAATTCGGATGAATATGCAATATTCTTAGAGGTTTCATAGTCGTTAggctaaatgaccgggtgagggtcacctaacttagaaggtggattcctttctttctttttcttacttttccatattctttttctcttttctttctttttatcATGGGATCATTCACCTATTTGCATCAGTCCGCTTACTCGATGGTAATTCAAATGGTGCTGATTGCTAAGATAAACTACTCAAAGACTTATTTAGGGGTGAGATTTTAAGGTCGTGGCATAACAAGTATCCTAATCAATCTCTATAATTAGGAGAATTACGGTGTTAAAATGATACTGATCTTTTGGGGGATTTCCCAAGTCTCTATAACCTATTCGTAACGTGTCTAATAGCCGTGAAAtttcaaataacacttgttttctaaaaagaattttttttatatgGCTCATGAAATGGAAGAATTAATAAACAGCAaaaaccacgcataaagactctACAGCACATGCAATGAACAGGTTAAAAATTAGGAAAGAAAAACTAAGCAATTATGCTAAAGAGCAATAAATTTATCTAGAAAACAGAGTAAATAATCAAAACATGCATTAAAGGTTCGAAAAATGAGCAAAGATCTAAAGGTGCATAAAGGAAATGAGTAAAATAACTGCAAAGAAATAAAGGTAGAGTAAATCTAATAACGGTGAAAATAAGTTACTCCCCCACACAAGAACTAAGCATTATCCTTAATGCCTAAAGATTTGCGAATGGAGTAGAGTTCTTGATAAACGCGGTTCATTTGTTCCTGCATAGAATCCATGAAGTGGTGTAGAACGTTATTGAGAGTTGAGATATCAATTTTTATGGCAGTAAGTTCAACAGTAAGTGGGTCAAGATTAATGTATTCAGTCAGAGTGATGAGGGGGCGTCTTTAGTAGAAGATGAGTTATACTTTTCTTGATTTCCCAAAAGGTATCACCAGTTGTCACGGTTATGTACATTAGTCCTTTTCGAGTTTGGGATAGTGAATTGGTGTATTGGGTCGCGAAAGACTAGAATCTTATAGGTATTGGGTCCTTCTTGCCTCATTAATCCTCTATTTAGGCAATGTTCAATGTTGACCAGGTTATAACCATAAAAAGCTTCTAGATGCactgttggttctatgtgttggcagcaattttggtaaaacctagagtgttcacaagttgtcacaagtgttgtcttcacataagataacatgtacctgcaggatgtttaaaatgtgaatatgtaggattttactgagatgtcagacccgatgtcatgacatttgtatacagaacattcagtctgaatgttatgtattgtgtgattgcgttttttatgctaatctatgtatgattgaagagatgattaaacacgtcattcaatcagtaattacaaccagattgacttattttccaacgagatataatcagctgtcatgagaagatatgaatggaaaatagttttagggttttatgatgtccaagcccagccaaatgcttctatataaaggacatggaaaacctggttttatacacaagaaataacgaatgaaatattgagagagaataagggtttgagtcttgtgtggtcgtgtgtattgtaagccattcattcatccgtagatgattgaattggactgatttttgagttataatttgtccactctaagctttgaagcatgagtgtgtgtttacttgattgaagcttttaagcaagatcaagtatgtgtctttgaagagtgtcttcttttcattgtaattcttgttttatatcactgctgtgattgagggggagtgagtaggatatcatatctaagagttcttaggtagaagtcacacgggtagagattaggtgaaaagactgtaacttgaagttgtttactgagagtctttgaactgattctgtttagtggatttccttcctggcttggtagcccccagacgtaggtgagtttgcactgaactgggttaacaattgcttgtgtctcttgcattactgttctttatcttttatcatgtttgtattgttcaaatattagtgtcgtgacattaccttcgacatctcatatctgataccagaatttcatgCACGACTCGGTTGTCAAAACCTAAAGCTATGGCGATATGGGTGGCCATACCATCGACATAGATGTTCTCAACAACCTGGGCGGCTATTTTGGCTAAACCTACCATCAAGAAAGCAGCAGAGTATACTGAGCAGGATTGAAAAATACTGAATATGAGAAATACTTCTTCTTTATTGACATGTTGATGGTGTGTATCCGCAAGTATACGGAGTATGTCCAAGTAATATAAAATATTATCGATCCCATAGAGACCAATGTtaatctatcgattactattgttacgtTGTATATGTAAGGCTAATTGAAACATAGAGTAATgcataaaaaaaataaaaacaaagattgAATTCAGAGAAAAAATACTAGAATGTAATTCACTTCGATCTAACAGTACTCCTATTTTCTAATAGTAACACTTACGGGGAAATATTTTCTTCTCGAAATAAAAGTTAATTAAACAGGAACTGTCGCGTTAGCGTAATCGGAACCGAGTTTTACTCTCTAATTTATACCTTCCATTTGTCACATATGGCCGGTGCTTACTGCGTTAAAGTAGTAAACCCATTTTTTAAGGAAACAAACTCTTAGCTTAattgaaaagtgattttgatttgaaaGTTTGACTTAAAAGGGTTTCGGACTTTCGCTCGGATAACCGGATCCTAAATCTATAAACGGgtccgaaaatagttttacaATTGCCTTCTAATAATATCAAAATTTTCTAATTAATTAATAAAGCGCTTTCGctatttttatcaattaaaaactaACCAAATTTTATCTAAAGTGTcggacgactttcgatcttatCCAACGTAATCACAGTTGTTAGGTAAATAGAAACACGGTCTCATTTACGTAACGGCCGATCCATTTAAGTTCAGAAAAATTGTTTAAAATCAAAGTCAACCCCTAAAGTATTTCTACAAAAACAACATATGGAATACCGTCGGAACGATGGTCCTCACATCCCAGCACAATAAATTTAGCTGGACATGACTATGGTAAACATTGCATATAATTGATTTGCAGAATAAGTCATTTAGGGATTAAAAATGTGATAAGTGTGTGATTGGTTTCCAAAAGAACGAAAGTGTCACTCTTAAGTTTGGTTCAAAGACAAATCTTTTTTGCGGTAAAAGAAAATAAACGAGTAGATCGTGCggtaaagtaaacaaagtaaagcAAAGCAATAATGTAAATAAATCTAAAGCGGGACAGGAAAATAAAGAATGTAAAGCGGTGTGggaatttaaataaagtaaagacaatgcGATATATAATAAATTACAAATTgaaataaaaacctgctccaaacTGGAGACTTAAATTCGGTACAATGCTGGAAAGTAAATCTGACTTGAAGATAAATTTGACAGGAAAATAAACTTCTATGCTACGGTGCTCCAATCTTGATTACAACAATAGTGCGATAACCTCTCGATGTGACAGATTATCGCTTTGAATACTGAGTTTATGCCTAATGCTGGAACTAAGACCGGATGCTTAAAAACTAAGAATCTAAGACCTATTTATAGTGTAACCATGCCTTGGGG includes these proteins:
- the LOC127117831 gene encoding homeobox-DDT domain protein RLT1 gives rise to the protein MEETSELQPEDNKVSMEKSTKRKLKTPAQLKGLENFYTEHKYPTEELKLVIAEELGLTEKQVSGWFCHRRLKDKRLSKDDGAANGRQDRSSGVIQDRGSGLGQGQDSCGSSKHGDYRYLDPKEVESHGLYNRDLSVADMTYGRRNHFSENVSGMDDTSSESSSYLQERLYPQGQGPYETEPSRYLASGKSLPPLKPKGAMNMGYKPSGYLKVKGEIEHAAITAVKKQLGRNYLEDGPLLGVEFDPLPPGAFECQTQDPVPEPYRFGDPALLKSPEISTAKRRPSLSSRYDSYYTKHSSKDTHMEGDDDFGSLRDSDVHDKQDKEPFHGTKHRQAFQSNANRVPARNSPLDLYEDSTGEAAYNNITKNHRKDTKRGVEGMRSDSASNHSDPYEENIPVKHADFLPYGYENTNPKNVQRSVHAEFLPYDYDNVNPKNAQRSEHVKTKHSNSIRNSRGSADTEERELSTRMTKEEMFKADRKAKKQFRDTGGAAMLSNETMVAKRLKPNTFLPYNANQFPAAEIEPRKNPRSGAEMPSSFSEDETGDTSSSMN